The Polyodon spathula isolate WHYD16114869_AA chromosome 13, ASM1765450v1, whole genome shotgun sequence genome includes a region encoding these proteins:
- the LOC121325914 gene encoding pancreatic triacylglycerol lipase-like translates to MEEVRSSWNHPATTLAQLRHDSPLALLEGTDKLGLARFPSVDSTIAALTLVLLLCEPDNLFDSRRQAAQVCYERLGCFVDTVPWAGTLQRPLGKLPWPPERINTNFILYTKQNPNTSQKISALNPSSILTSNYKGNKTTRFIVHGFIDKGDENWLKDMCKLMMQIEDVNCICVDWQGGSRTGYIQSSNNIRVVAAEIVYLIKYLQSNYNQAPADFHVIGHSLGAHCAGEVGRKIKGLGRITGLDPAAPYFQNTDNLVRLDASDAVFVDVIHTDSAPMFPYFGLGIPQAVGHLDFYPNGGERMPGCNKNIISQMHLNGIWKGTRDFVACNHLRSYKYYTDSILNPDGFVGYKCNSTGDFVAGKCFPCPVGGCPVMGHHSPTFKVPAGVENMKFYLNTGDVRPFMRWRYKVTVTLTGDQGVSGTLKVSLFGTKGNTRQHEIAKTKLKPGSTYSAYIDTEVDVGEVQKVKFIWDNNQINPLLPKLGAQVLVLQRGKDRQVLQFCGSGSVREEVLQTLALC, encoded by the exons ACCCTGGTGCTACTGCTCTGTGAACCTGACAACCTCTTTGACTCCCGACGGCAGG CTGCTCAGGTCTGTTATGAAAGGCTGGGGTGCTTCGTAGACACTGTGCCGTGGGCTGGGACTCTACAGAGGCCTCTTGGCAAACTGCCTTGGCCTCCAGAAAGAATCAACACCAACTTTATTCTCTACACCAAGCAAAACCCCAACACCTCCCAG AAAATATCAGCACTAAATCCATCATCCATTTTGACATCAAACTACAAAGGAAACAAAACCACCCGCTTCATTGTCCACGGTTTTATTGACAAAGGAGATGAAAACTGGCTCAAGGACATGTGCAAg CTGATGATGCAAATAGAAGATGTGAACTGTATCTGTGTCGACTGGCAAGGAGGGTCGAGAACTGGCTACATTCAAAGTTCCAATAACATCCGAGTCGTCGCGGCGGAAATTGTGTACTTGATCAAATACTTACAG AGCAACTACAACCAGGCACCTGCTGATTTCCATGTTATTGGCCATAGTTTAGGGGCCCACTGTGCTGGAGAGGTTGGCAGGAAAATCAAAGGTCTGGGAAGAATAACAG GCCTAGACCCTGCAGCGCCTTACTTTCAGAACACAGATAATTTAGTCCGATTGGATGCTAGTGACGCAGTTTTTGTTGATGTCATCCATACCGATTCTGCACCCATGTTCCCTTATTTTG GATTGGGAATACCCCAAGCTGTTGGACACCTTGACTTCTATCCAAATGGAGGAGAACGCATGCCTGGATGTAATAAGAATATTATTTCACAAATGCATTTGAATGGCATATGGAAAG GAACCCGGGATTTTGTGGCCTGCAATCACCTGAGATCTTATAAATATTACACCGACAGCATCTTAAACCCAGATGGCTTTGTTGGATACAAATGTAATTCAACGGGGGATTTTGTGGCT GGAAAGTGTTTCCCGTGCCCCGTTGGAGGCTGTCCTGTGATGGGTCACCACTCTCCTACATTCAAGGTACCCGCTGGCGTTGAAAACATGAAGTTCTATCTGAACACCGGCGATGTCAGGCCGTTCATGC GCTGGCGCTACAAGGTTACAGTAACTCTAACCGGGGACCAAGGTGTGTCAGGCACTCTGAAAGTGTCCTTGTTTGGGACAAAGGGAAACACGAGACAGCATGAAATCGCCAA AACAAAACTCAAACCTGGAagcacatacagtgcctacatCGATACAGAGGTGGATGTTGGAGAAGTTCAAAAAGTGAAGTTCATTTGGGATAACAATCAAATCAACCCTCTCCTGCCGAAGCTTGGAGCACAAGTATTGGTCTTGCAGCGCGGAAAGGACAGACAGGT ACTGCAGTTCTGTGGGAGTGGGTCGGTCCGTGAAGAGGTCCTGCAGACCCTAGCTCTATGCTAA